The Lichenihabitans psoromatis genome contains a region encoding:
- a CDS encoding (2Fe-2S)-binding protein translates to MIDLKINGQTHSLDADGEMPLLWAIRDILNMTGTKFGCGIAQCGACTVHIDGQPTRSCQTQISDAVGHDITTIEGVQGKVADAVKASWQTLDVVQCGYCQSGQIMSAIGLLSQTPKPNDGDIDSAMSGNVCRCATYSRIRAAIHDASSKLA, encoded by the coding sequence ATGATCGACCTCAAAATCAATGGCCAGACCCATAGTCTCGATGCGGATGGCGAGATGCCACTGCTCTGGGCTATTCGCGACATCCTGAACATGACCGGCACGAAGTTTGGCTGCGGCATCGCGCAATGCGGCGCCTGCACAGTGCATATCGACGGCCAGCCGACCCGCTCCTGCCAGACCCAGATCAGCGATGCGGTCGGTCACGACATCACCACCATCGAAGGCGTGCAGGGCAAGGTCGCCGATGCCGTCAAAGCATCCTGGCAGACGCTCGACGTGGTGCAGTGCGGCTATTGCCAGTCGGGGCAAATCATGTCGGCGATCGGCCTGCTGTCGCAGACGCCCAAGCCGAACGATGGCGATATCGACTCGGCGATGTCGGGCAACGTGTGTCGTTGCGCCACCTACAGCCGTATTCGCGCCGCGATCCACGACGCTTCCAGCAAACTCGCCTGA